CTTCGTCTTCACCGGAGAAGGCGGGATTGACTTCCAGACCAAATTCGGCAAAACGCCGTACGGCGTAGCAAGCACCGCCAAGGCCAGCGGTAAAAAAGTCATTGCCCTGGCGGGTTATATCGGCGAGGGAATCGAGACGCTCTACGCCGAAGGAATCGACGCCGTCTTCGGCATCGTTCCCGGGGCTTCGAGCCTGGAGAAGCTGCTGGCTGACGGCCCTGCCAATGTCGAACGGACCTGCGAGAATATTGCCAGGCTGCTGAAGCTCAGCGGGCAGTAAGGTTAGTTAAGTGAATGGAGCAGCGGAGTTTAATGTAGCGGAACTTAGTGAATAGCAGAGGTAAGTGAATATTGGAATGTAGCTAATAGTTGCGTTGCATAGAATTGCCCCGGTGGATATGATCCTCCGGGGCAATTGCTTTTATTAATGGGGTGCCGCAACCCTACTCCCAAGTAAGAAGTGGAAAAAGAGCATTTAATTTCTCTGAAATCTTATAGTTGAGGATTTTAGATGGAAAAAGTACAACTGCTTAGCCGGAAACCTGCGTTTGGCGGGAGCTGGGCTGAATTAAATGCCCTTTTTCCAATTAAATTCCTCAGCGTACCCATCAGCCGGAAATTAGATGTACTTAATCCACCTATGATCATGCTGAAATTTTAGCTTATAGAAGAAGCACTTAAGAAATTAACAAAAAGCAAAAAGAAGCGGAGGGGAAATTTGGAACTGGAGGAGCGTTAGCGACCGCCTTTGTGTTTGGATTTCTACCGCGAGGAGCGTTTGAAATCAGGAAATCCAAACACAAGAGCGGCCGGAAGTCCAAATGTTCACCGCAGCGACGACCAGGCTTTGAGTTCTAATCGCAAGTGCTTCTTTTATAGTATCTACTTATACAGCGCCAGCAGCTCATGCGTAAGCTCGAAGAGCTGCAGCAGGTTCCTCGGGTCCTTGCCGGTGACGCTCTCGATCCGCTTCAGACGGTATTGCAGCGTATTGCGGTGGATGTTCAGCTGCTCAGCCGTCTGCGAGACACTGCAATTGTGATTGATGAAGCTGCGGAGTGTCTCCAGCAGATCGGCGGTATCCTCCAGCTTGATTGCCGTGCCGGGCTTGTCTGACAGCTTCGCCTGACTAAGCTTTACCAGGAATTCTGCATCCTCGTAGCTGATCGATTGCCCCGCAGGGCGGAGTGCTAGAAGAACGCCGAGGGCAGCCTTGGCCTGACGGTAGCCCTCCGCGATACTGGCCTCCAGCCGGCCCGAGGCCAGCAGGAGCTGCGGCTGATTATGCAGCAGCTCTGCAATTAGCCGGCTGCAATCCGGCCGGCTCTGGACCAGGATTACCCATGTATCCCCGTCGAGCTGGAAGGACGGATGCAGGAACAATAGCTTTGCCTCATCAAGCTCTGGCTGCACATGCTTGAGATACAGCACGGTGGTCTTCTGCAGAAGGTCGATCTGATAGGCCGCGGCTTCTTTTCGCAGCTTCTGGGAGTACGCTCCCTGATGGTCAAGGAGCATCTCCAGCAGAGCCTTCTTGCGACTCACTTCGCTGGCCAGATGCTCCAGCGTGTTTCTTTGTTCAATGAGCAGCGATACCGTGGTCCTCACGATATTGCAGAAGGGCCGGACCTCTTCCGGGCTGCCGGAGATTCCGATTACACCTACGCGGGTATTGCCGATGACAATCGGTTCGTTGGTGCCCTTTTTCTCATATCGCCCGTCCTCCATGACTTCGACCCTGTGCCCGGTGGACAGTGCCTCAACAGCCCCCTGATGAACGGTACCGACCCTTGCCCTATGCCCGCTGCCGATGATGATCCCCTGATCGTTCATGATGTTAATGTTATAGGGGATGTCCATCATCATCTTGTCTACAATCTCCTGCGCCTGCTTCTCCGATAGCTGAAACAACCGGAACTCCCTCCTTATCTTGAGCGGGTAACCGCCTATATTGCCTCTACTTCACTCATTGTGCATCTGAACAAAATTATAGTCCAACCTTCACCACGAAGAAAGGAGGAACCTCACGAGGCAGTTTACACGGAACCGTGCAAGAAGCTGTACCCAAAAAGCCAGCCCCAATGCGGGCTGACCTTAATAGAAGGGGGGATTTTGAAAAATAAGAATGGATGAGTCCGCGCTATAAATATCGCTTACCCTTGGGCAATACCTGCCCGGCTGAAAATAAACTTCAGCTTCTCCTCATGCTCCGCACTCCATACCCCAGGCGAAGCCAGGCTGAAGGTGGATACCGGAACACCCGACAAGCGGACAGCTTCCTTGATCGAAGCGATGAACGGGTCATCGATGGCATACAGGGCCGGAATTTCAACGATCTGCCGGTTGAACTGCAGGACGCCTGCCAGATCTCCCTTTTTGAAGCTGTCATACACGCCGAGCATCAGCTGCGGAGCGAAGTTCGCACTGGCAGCGATCGCCCCGTCTCCTCCGGCAGCCAGCGTAGGCAGCAAATATTCGTCGAAGCCGCAGAAGACGGAGAAGTCCGGACTAACCGCCTTCACCTGCATGATCATCTGGCGGATGTGGCTAAGCTGGTCCACGGTATCCTTGATGCCGAGTACATTCGGATAATGTGCTGCAAGGCGGGCCACGAAGGCCGGAGTCAGATCCTGGCCGGTCATGGCCGGGAAGTTGTACAGCATGAGCGGTACATCGACCGCTTCCAGCACAGCGGCATAATGCGCGAACAGGGCGTCCCCGTTCAGCTTGTAGTAATACGGATTCATAATGACGATGCCGGTAGCTCCATGCTCAGCAGCATGGCGGGAGAGCCGGAGGGTCTCAGGGGCCGTGTTGCTGCCGGTGCCGATCCAGGCCGGAAGACGGCCATTCGTATATTCCAGGCATAGCTCTGCGATCTCTTCACGCTGCTCTGCGGTGAACAGGGTGAATTCTCCGGCCGTTCCAAGGAAGAACAGACCGTGAACCCCTTTGGCGATCAGGCTGTCGATGAGCAGCTTCATTCCGTCACGGTCGAATTTCCCGGTGGAATCCAGAATGGTCGGGACGGGAGGAATGACACCTGCATTCGGGTGGCTAAGTTTCATTTTATTTTTGCCTCCTGGTTTGGTATTATAAACATATGATTATTATAGTGAACTTGGAAGGCTTAATCAATGGATTTATGAGAGGGGAATGAAGGTGTGGACCAGAAGTACTGGGTTCCGGCATTGGAACGGGCTGATCTGATTCTTAAGGCCATCTCAAGACAGACCGGAGCGCTCAAAATGACAGATCTCTGCGAGGAGACCGGCATTAACAAAAGCTCGATGTTCTCGCTGCTGCGCACAATGGAGACTCTGGGATGGGTGGTGAAGGATGCGGGCGAGAGGTATGTGCTTGGCGCCGGGATCTCCTATTATAATACCGTCTATAATGATTCGCTTAAGCAGAATATGAATCTGGTAGAGCGGTTTCTGGCAGAGTCGGTGCAGAGTGTCGGGGCGGTGGGGGAGACCTTTCAGCTGTCGGTGCTGGACCGCGATGAGATTATTTACCTGGCCAAGCAGGAGGGGCAATCCCTGGTAAGGCTGGAGTCCAGCCCCGGGATGCGGTTTCCGGCACATGCGACGGCGATGGGCAAGATGATGCTGGCGCTGCTGCCGGAGGGGGAGCTGGAACGGCGTTATCCGGGTAAAATGCTGCCTGCGGTCACTGCCCGCACGCTCACAGACTGGTCTAAGTTCATAGCAGCCCTGGCAGCGATTCGTAAGACCGGCTATGCGCTGGATCAGGAGGAGATTATCCAAGGCATCAGTTGTGTGGCAGCGCCGGTTCTGGATGCCTCAGGCAAGGCTGTTGCCGCTGTCAGCACTTCGATGCTTCAGCATGCATTCGAGGCGAAGCGGGAGATTGCGCTGCGGGAGGTAAAGGCGCTGGCAGTGAAGCTCTCGTTGTCTTAGCTTAGGCATCCGGGCAAGAACATTCATTCTGAGGGAGAGAAGGGGTTACTGTGAAATTGACCGTACAAGAGATTATGAAGGAAGACATCATTGAAGCTGTTCCGGTACATACGGCTGCGGAAGGGCCGGCAGGTCAGCTGCCGATCACCGGGGAGGTGCTGCGGAATGCGCCGAGCGGAGAGATTTTTGGCATGACTCAGAACGCGGGCATGGGCTGGAATCCGCTGCTGCTGAACCGGCCCCAGTATCTGATTCTCGGAACGATGGGCGGCATCCGGCGCGAGGACGGCACTCCGCTGGCGCTCGGATATCATACCGGTCACTGGGAGATCGGCGTGATGATGGAGGAGATTGCGGAGGAGCTTACCGCAAATGAGGGAATTCCGTTCGCCGGATATGTCAGCGATCCCTGTGACGGCCGTTCCCAGGGAACCACAGGCATGTTCGATTCCCTGCCTTACCGCAATGATGCGGCCATCGTGCTGCGGCGGCTGATCCGTTCACTCCCTACCCGTAAGGGTGTGCTTGGCGTAGCTACCTGCGACAAAGGCTTACCCGCCATGCTGCTGGCCCTTGCCGGGATGCACAAGCTGCCGGGCATCATCGTTCCCGGCGGCGTGACTTTGCCTCCTATAGAGGGAGAGGACGCAGGTAAGGTGCAGAGCATCGGGGCTCGCTACAGCAACGGGGAGCTGTCCCTGGAGGAAGCGGCAGATCTCGGCTGCCGGGCCTGTGCGACGCCGGGCGGCGGCTGTCAGTTCCTCGGCACCGCCGCAACCGCCCAGGTGATTGCGGAGGCATTGGGCATGGCGCTGCCGCATTCGGCCCTGTCTCCTTCGGGGCAGCCGATCTGGAAGAACATCGGCCGCCAGTCGGCCCGGGCCCTTCAGCATCTGGATCAGAACGGAATCGTGATGAGTGACATTCTGACAGATCAGTCGATCCAGAATGCCATGGTGCTGCACGCTGCCTTCGGCGGCTCTACGAATCTGCTGCTGCATCTGCCGGCCATCGCCCATGCCGCCGGGCTGAAGGTTCCGACCGTTGAGGACTGGAACCGGGTGAACCGGATGGTTCCGCGCCTGGTCAGTGTATTGCCGAATGGACCAGTGCCTCACCCCACAATCCGGGTGTTCCTTGCAGGGGGAGTTCCTGAGGTCATGCTGCATTTGCGCAAGCTGGGACTGATTGACGAGTCCGTGCTGACGGTGACCGGACGGACACTGGGCGAGAATCTGGACTGGTGGGAGAGCTCGCAGCGGCGGACCGATCTGCGTCAGCGGCTGCTGGAAGCAGATGGTGTAGACCCGGATTCTGTCATTATGAGCCCGGAGGAAGCGAAGCGCCAGGGGATGGCGTCTACTATGACGTTCCCTATCGGCAATCTCTGCCCCGAAGGTGCAGTCATCAAATCGGCAGCCATTGACCCAGCCGTTCTGGACAGCGAGGGCGTCTATCGCCATACCGGACGAGTGAAGGTGTTCACCACCGAGAGAGCCGCCATCCGCAGCATCAAGCTGGGTATGGTCCAAGCGGGGGATATTCTGGCCGTCATCGGCCGCGGGCCGAGCGGAACGGGGATGGAGGAGACCTACCAGCTCACCTCGGCGCTCAAGCATCTGCCGTACGGCAAATATGTCACGCTGATCACGGATGCCCGCTTCTCCGGCGTCTCCACAGGTGCCTGCATCGGCCACATGGGGCCGGAAGCGCTGGCCGGCGGCCCGCTCGGCAAGCTTCGTGATAATGACTGGGTAGAAGTGCGGATTGATACGGTGAACTTGGAAGGAAGCGTGAACCTGGTGGGCGAGGGAGATGAGCCGCTGACCAAGGAAGCGGGGATGCTGATTCTGGCTTCGCGGACACCGCATCCGGGCCTGGCGGTAGATCCGGGCCTGCCGGAGGATACCCGGCTGTGGGCTGCGCTTCAAGCAGCCAGCGGCGGAACCTGGAAGGGCTGTATCTACGATACTGACAAAATCATTGCCTTACTGGAAGCAGGACGGCAAGCATTGGAGGAGAAACTATGAGCCGAAATCTGATTCATAATCCCATTCTGCGCGGATTTCATCCCGACCCGTCGATCTGCCGGGCTGGAGATGACTATTACATCGCCACCTCAACCTTTGAGTGGTTCCCCGGTGTGCGGATTCATCATTCGCGCGATCTGGTGAACTGGCGGCCGCTGACCTATGCGCTGACCCGCAGCTCGCAGCTTAATATGGAGGGGGACCCTGATTCCGGCGGCATCTGGGCACCTTGCCTCACGTACGACAATGGACTCTTTTATCTGATCTATACCGATGTCAAAAGCCGCCAGGGTGCCTTCAAAGATACACCAAACTATCTGGTGACAGCCGAGAATATTGAAGGCCCCTGGTCTGAGCCGGTCTATCTGAACAGCAGCGGCTTCGACCCCTCGCTGTTCCATGATGAGGACGGGCGCAAATGGCTGGTCAATATGCTGTGGGATCACCGCACCGGCCGCAACAGCTTCGCCGGGATTGTGCTCCAGGAATATTCGGTGGAAGAGCAGCGCCTGATCGGCCCGGTTACTAACATCTACAAAGGAACGGAGCTGAAGCTGACCGAAGGCCCGCACCTGTACAGGAAGGACGGCTGGTATTATCTGATTACCGCTGAGGGCGGTACGCAGTATGATCATGCGGTAACGGTAGCCCGCGCGAAGCAGATTGAAGGTCCTTACGAGACCGCTCCCGTTAATCCGCTGCTGACCTCTGCAGGACACCCCGAGCTTGCGCTGCAAAAAGCAGGCCATGCCAGCCTGGTCGAGACGCAGACCGGCGAATGGTACATGGTCCATCTGTGCGGCCGTCCGGTCAAGGACAAGTATTGCAATCTGGGCCGGGAGACGGCGATTCAGCGCGCCATATTTACGGAAGACGGCTGGCTGGCCTTGTCCGGGGGCGGAAATGCTCCATCGCTGACGGTGGAAGGCCCGGATCTTCCGGCGCATCCTTTTGCGCCAGCCGCTTCTCGCGACGACTTCGAGGCCCCGCAGCTGGATGTCCGCTGGAGCACCTTGCGGGTGCCTGCGGACGAATCCTGGCTCTCACTTCAGGAGCGTCCGGGATACCTGCGCCTGCGTGGCAGGGAATCTATGAGCTCCATGCACCGTCAGAGCCTGGTCGCCCTGCGCCAGCAAGCCTTCCGTTGCAGCGCTGAGACCTCGGTGGACTTCGAGCCGCAGCATTTCCAGCAGATGGCCGGCCTGATCGTCTATTACGATACGATGGATTACCTCTATCTGCGGATCACGCACGATGAAGTCCTTGGCCGAACTCTGGGACTCATCCGCTCCAAGGATGGAGTCTTTGAAGACACTCTGACGCCTGAAGTCCCGCTGCCAGCCGGAGCAAGTGTAGCACTCAAGGTCGTCATTGACGGCGAATTCGCCCAGTTCTATTACAGCACCGGCGGCTCCGATTGGGAGAAGATCGGCCCGGCTCTGGAAATCTACCATCTGTCCGATGATTTCCCGGCTTACATCCGCTTCACCGGCACTTTCATCGGCATGTGCGCCCAGGACCTCAGCGGCACGCTGCATCCGGCGGATTTCGATTACTTTGAGTATCTGGAGCAGGAGTAGGGCGTTCAGTAGCTGTAGCATCGAAGATGATGCTTCAATAAAACTAAGGCTCTAAAGGAAAACTAGCGGAATGAACAACTGAAAGGGAAAAATCCCTTTGAATTCACCAAAAGTGAGCGGGAGGCGGAAATGAGAGGTATAAATCCCACTGATTTATCCAGATACGCGCTAACTAAGTAAATGAAGAGGACAAGTGCCCCTGAATCAGGGGAAAGTTGGCTAAACGGGCAAATAAAGAGCACAAGTGCCCCTGAATTCGCCGGAAGCGGGCCAACTCCGCAGTCTAATGTAATTTGTGCAGCAGAACGCAACACTTAGCTAAGCGGACCGGTTTATACTCTAACTTCCCCGCCACCGGCCATCCCTGCAACCCTGTAACGCTCACCACCCAAAAAAGGCCAAGCCCTCCTTATTCAAGGAGAGCCTGGCCTTTCTACTTATGTTCGCGTGTTCGCGCACAACCGCCCACACTCAGGCCGTATACTTCTCCAGCGTAGCCCTTACTGCGCCCGGACCAGCCAGCATCTCGGTGAACATAGCCTCTATAGTCCCGCCTAGTCCGGCGGCGTACAGGTCTACGCCGAAGATAGCTTTATCCTCCAGCACCGCGCGCACCTTCAAGGCCTGCTGCGCATCCGCGCCCAGAGCAACGCCTTCAAGCCGCGCTTGCAGCGATTCCAGTAGCGGGTCAGGGCTCAGCGTGAACGCAGCGCCTTCATCGTTCACGCCGAGCAGGTACCGGCACCACGCTGCAATCGCCAGCGGGATCGCCGTTAACTGGGCCGGGTCGAGATCCCCGCGCCGGATATACGACTTGATCGTCTCGCCGAAGCGGATGCCGACCTTCTGCGAGGTATCCGTAGCAATCCGCTGAGGAGTGTCCGGGATGAACGGGTTGGCGAACCGTTCCTGCAGCACCTCGTCCAGGAATTGCTTCGGACTCAGGATGCCGGGATCGACAACAACGGGCAGGCCTTCCTTGTAGCCGATAGTCTCGACAAGCTTCCGAAGCGTAGCATCCTGCATCTCATCGGCGATCAGCGTGTAGCCGAGCAGACAGCCAGTTACCGCCAGTGCCGTATGCAGCGGGTTGAGGCAGGTAGTTACCTTCATCGTCTCCACCTTGTTAACCGTGTCGCGGTCCGTGAAGATCACACCGGCTGCTTCAAGCGCCGGACGGCCGTTCGTGAATTTGTCCTCAATGACCAGGTACTCGCTGATCTCCGCATTTACGAAGGGAGCGGTGTACGTATTCTTGGAGGTAACGATCACATCCATGCCGCCGATGCCCTGTTCCAGCAATGCTGCCTGGACGGATTCGGACGGGCGCGGGGTGATTTTGTCGATCATGGACAGCGGGAAGGTGATCTTCTGCTCATCCTCCAGGTAAGCCACGAACCCTTCCTCGACATGGCCCTTCGCGGCCCATTCCTTGGCGATCGTAACCATGCCGTTCTTCAGCTTGTCGCCGTTATGCGAGCAGTTGTCCATGCTGACGAAGGTCATCGGGTACTGGCCCTTCAGGTAACGCTTGTAGGCGAAGGAAGCCACGATGCTCATCGCATGAACCGGATGCTCCGGCCCGCCGACGATGTCCTTCTGCACAATGCCCAGATACTGTCCGTCCGGTCCCGTCAGGGAGTAGCCCTTCTCCGTAATCGTGAAGCTCGCCATCTGCAGGCTGGGATTCTCGAAAATCTCAGTCAGGCGGCTGTAGTCCGCTTCCCTCGTCTTGTCTGCCGTGATGCCTTCGACGATGCTGCTGACGATCCGCTTCTGGAAGTCGCCTGCCGCATTCATCAGCACGAGTAGGGTCAGATTGTCGTAAGGCTTGTAGACCTTGTCGATCATCTCGAAGTCGAAGGTCTCGGCGGCGATAATGCCGGTGTCAGCCTTGCCGCTGTCCAGCAGCTTCTGGTGCGCATTCGCCACGAAGCCTCTGAAAATATTGCCCGCCCCGAAGTGAACCCACTCCGGCTTCTTTAACGTATTCTGCGCGACCGCTGCGAAGTCGAACTTTGGCAGCTCTACCCCTGCGGCTTCCCAGGCTGCGCGCTCCTCCATGCTGCTTCTGTTCAGACTCAGCATTTACTTGGCCCCCTTGGCATTCTCCAGGCTGTCCCATACGCCGAGCAGATACATGATGCCCATCGCTCTGTCGTAGAGGCCATAGCCCGGACGGCAGTTCTTTTCCTCGCCCCAGAGATGTCTGCCATGGTCCGGACGCACATAACCGGTGAAGCCGCTCTCATGATACGCCTTGACAACCTCAGCAACATCTACGCTGCCGTCGCGTCCGCGGTGGGATACCTCAATGAAGTCCCCGTTATCGAACACCTTCACATTGCGGATATGGGCAAAATAAATCCGGTCATTGAACTCGCGGATCATCGCCGGCAGATCATTCTCCGGGTTGGTGCCGAGCGAGCCGGTGCAGAAGGTCAGGCCGTTATACGGGCTGTCCACCATGTCCAGGAAGCGGCGGATCGTATCGCGGCTGCGGATAATGCGCGGCAGTCCGAAGATCGGCCAGGCCGGATCATCGGGGTGAATTGCCATTTTGATATCCACTTCTTCACATACCGGAATGATGCGCTCCAGGAAATACTTCAGGTTGTCGAACAGTTTATCCTCAGTAACGTCAGCATAAGCCGCGAACAGCTCATCCAGCTTGGCCAAGCGCTCCGGCTCCCAGCCGGGCATCGTGAATTGTCCGGCACCCTTCAGGATGCGGTCCACCATCTCACGCGGATTATCGGTAATGGCAGCCTTTTCATAAAAGAGTGCATTCGATCCGTCCGGGAGCTCCTTGTACAGCTCGGTACGGGTCCAGTCGAACACCGGCATGAAGTTGTAGCAGATGACCTTGACGCCAACCTTGGCGAGCTTGCGGATTGTATCGATATAGATGTCAATATATTTGTCGCGGGACGGCAGTCCGATCTTGATATCATCATGAACGTTGACGCTTTCAACAACCGCTGTGCTGAAGCCCTTGGCTGTGATCTGATCGGCAACCTTCTGGATTTCTTCCATTTCCCAGACCTCACCGGCCACCTTGTGGTGCAGCGACCAGACGATGCCCATAACGCCCGGGATTTGACGGATGTGGTCAAGGGTGATGTTGTCGTTGCCCTCGCCGTACCATCTCCAAGTCATATTCATTGTCATTTTCCTCCTTAAGTAAGATAAGCATAAATACAAATGATAACCATCCGAAGCCTTGTGACAATTGACCTTATAGAACCAGCGTTACATGTGGCATAATCTTGTATACAAGATTCGATTCGTAATGATCATAGATTATGCGTACATCTTTGTCAATGAAATTCATATCCCTTTTCTATATAATGGGGGGAAGAACAATCCCGAACAGAAAGTTGGTCTATTCCATGACTTCCAAAAAAGAAATAATGGCCTACCTCAAGCAGGAGATTCTCTCCCTTGAGCTGAAGCCGGGGGCGATGATCAGTGAGACGGCTCTATCCGAGCGCTTCCAGCTGTCGCGGACGCCGATTCGTGATGTGCTGAAGCAGCTGTCCCTGGAGCAATACGTCGATATCTATCCCAAAAAAGGCAATCTCGTATCCTACATAGACCTGGAGTCCGTGGAACAGATTATCTACCTGCGCAATGTGCTGGAGAAGGAAATTATGAAATCGCTGGCCGGGAATATCCCGCTAAAAGGGCTGCATGAGCTGAGGGACAACCTTGCGCAGCAGCAGAAATGTATCGAGCAGGCGGAGGGGGCGGAGGTGTTCCTGCAGCTCGATGACCAGTTCCACCGCACGATGTTCGGCTTGGCCGGGCGTGAATTCCTGTGGGGTGTGCTCCAGCAGTTCAATGTGCACTACATCCGCTACCGCAAGCTGCATATGCTGAAGGACGAGAAGCTGGCGGCGATTCAGCAGGAGCATCAGCAGCTTCTGGATTATATCGTGCAGGGCGACACCGCGGGGATCGACGAGCTGCTGCACCACCATCTGCGGGCGGATATCGATTCCAACAACCTCCAGGAGCATTTCGCCACGTATATCAAAAAATAGGGCGGGCCTTCATCAAGCCCCGCCCGCAATAGCGCAAAAAACCCGCCCTCATCATCCATGAGTGCAGGCTTTTACTAAAAATATAAGAACTTATATGTTGCACACGATAACTTATCCTTCTATTTCTCGCTGAAACGGTACCGTCCTTTAAAAGGACGGCGAAGCCGCTTCTACTTGATATAAGGTTGTTCAGGCTTCGTGCTCTGCCCAGCTCCTGTCCTCGCGGTATTCCCGCGGCGACTTGCCGCTCCAGCGCTTGAACTGTCTGCTGAAATGGGCGATATCGCGGTAGCCGAGCAGGCCCGATATCTGGCTGACCGTCAAGCTGTGGTCATCCAGCAGCACCTTGGCCTCATGCAGTATCTGCTCAGAGAGGTAGACGCGGGGGGAGAGGCCGAATACCTGGCGGAAGACCCGGTAGCAGTGCGAGGGGCTGATCCCCAGCTCAGCGGCGATGTCGTCAACGCCATAATGGCTGTCATAGGGCACCTCCTGCTTGAACTGCTGATAGATCAGGCTTTGGAGGCGGCTGCGGATTTGGTGGGCCAGCTCGATTCGCTCATAAGTACCCGGAGAGGAATTGTCAGCCTCCAGGGAGAAGACCTCCCAGAGCTGGGCGAACAGCTCGAAGACGGCGGACTGCAGCCTCATGCGCTGGGAGATCGTGATGCTGCCGGAGCCGGAGGTGGAAATCTCCACCAGCCTGCTGAGGAGCGGTCCTAATCTGTGGGCAACATTGCTCTCTGAGGTGAACAATACATGATTCAGCCGGCTGAGAAGTGAAATGAACAGCTTGTCATCGATATCGAAATGGATGCAGAAATAGGTGAAGGCTCCGCCGTTTCCGCTGCGGCTGGAATGGATATCGCCCGGCCTCAAGAGGACCAGATCCCCGGCGCGCTGGAGATAGCTGTGGTTGTTGACCGTGAGCTGCTGCTCCCCTTCAAGCACATAATTGAATTCGTATTGGGGATGGGCGTGCTGCGGATAATCCCATTCCCCGCTCACCTTGCGCAGATGCATGCCGAACAGGTTGAGCGTGGTTTTCACATCCGGGATGATAGTTTCACTAAGGCTTTGCCCCGGGACAGGCGGTTCAAAAGCTGCAACCAATAGGATCGCCCCCTGATACTTTGCGTTCTCTTGATAGGGATGTACACTTGTTATTAGTATACAGGATTCTGCTTGATTTGGGTAAATATTAGCGTGATTTGACAATGTTCCGGGGCTGCGGCTGCGTGGTAGGATGAACCTGAATGAAATCTAGTATACAAGATGTATGCGGAGGAGATATGGACATGAGACAACAATCCGGGAATGAGTATGCTGCACAATATGACAGCGGATACAATGCGTGGTTAAGCTATCCTAAGCTTCAACAAGGCCCCCTATATAAGCAATATGTGAAATGGTGCGGAGCGGTATCCGTTACGGAAGGCGGGGAGACCATCCAGGCTGCACTTCAGGAATGGACAAGAGGCATTGCCTCGCTATTGGACCTTGAGGCTGTCTCCAAGCCGCAGCCGGAAGAATTCGGTGTGGCCTTCGGCACCTTCACGGGTGATCATCCGCTGATCCAGGGCTTGTTCGAGGACAAGACGGTCCAAGCTTTGGGAGCAGAAGGATTCGCCATTCGTACCAGCCAGTCCCGTAAATGCATTGCTGTAGGGGCTTCTTCCCAGGCAGGTGTGT
The sequence above is a segment of the Paenibacillus sp. FSL R7-0204 genome. Coding sequences within it:
- a CDS encoding mannitol dehydrogenase family protein; the protein is MLSLNRSSMEERAAWEAAGVELPKFDFAAVAQNTLKKPEWVHFGAGNIFRGFVANAHQKLLDSGKADTGIIAAETFDFEMIDKVYKPYDNLTLLVLMNAAGDFQKRIVSSIVEGITADKTREADYSRLTEIFENPSLQMASFTITEKGYSLTGPDGQYLGIVQKDIVGGPEHPVHAMSIVASFAYKRYLKGQYPMTFVSMDNCSHNGDKLKNGMVTIAKEWAAKGHVEEGFVAYLEDEQKITFPLSMIDKITPRPSESVQAALLEQGIGGMDVIVTSKNTYTAPFVNAEISEYLVIEDKFTNGRPALEAAGVIFTDRDTVNKVETMKVTTCLNPLHTALAVTGCLLGYTLIADEMQDATLRKLVETIGYKEGLPVVVDPGILSPKQFLDEVLQERFANPFIPDTPQRIATDTSQKVGIRFGETIKSYIRRGDLDPAQLTAIPLAIAAWCRYLLGVNDEGAAFTLSPDPLLESLQARLEGVALGADAQQALKVRAVLEDKAIFGVDLYAAGLGGTIEAMFTEMLAGPGAVRATLEKYTA
- the uxuA gene encoding mannonate dehydratase, with translation MNMTWRWYGEGNDNITLDHIRQIPGVMGIVWSLHHKVAGEVWEMEEIQKVADQITAKGFSTAVVESVNVHDDIKIGLPSRDKYIDIYIDTIRKLAKVGVKVICYNFMPVFDWTRTELYKELPDGSNALFYEKAAITDNPREMVDRILKGAGQFTMPGWEPERLAKLDELFAAYADVTEDKLFDNLKYFLERIIPVCEEVDIKMAIHPDDPAWPIFGLPRIIRSRDTIRRFLDMVDSPYNGLTFCTGSLGTNPENDLPAMIREFNDRIYFAHIRNVKVFDNGDFIEVSHRGRDGSVDVAEVVKAYHESGFTGYVRPDHGRHLWGEEKNCRPGYGLYDRAMGIMYLLGVWDSLENAKGAK
- a CDS encoding GntR family transcriptional regulator; translated protein: MTSKKEIMAYLKQEILSLELKPGAMISETALSERFQLSRTPIRDVLKQLSLEQYVDIYPKKGNLVSYIDLESVEQIIYLRNVLEKEIMKSLAGNIPLKGLHELRDNLAQQQKCIEQAEGAEVFLQLDDQFHRTMFGLAGREFLWGVLQQFNVHYIRYRKLHMLKDEKLAAIQQEHQQLLDYIVQGDTAGIDELLHHHLRADIDSNNLQEHFATYIKK
- a CDS encoding helix-turn-helix domain-containing protein, translating into MVAAFEPPVPGQSLSETIIPDVKTTLNLFGMHLRKVSGEWDYPQHAHPQYEFNYVLEGEQQLTVNNHSYLQRAGDLVLLRPGDIHSSRSGNGGAFTYFCIHFDIDDKLFISLLSRLNHVLFTSESNVAHRLGPLLSRLVEISTSGSGSITISQRMRLQSAVFELFAQLWEVFSLEADNSSPGTYERIELAHQIRSRLQSLIYQQFKQEVPYDSHYGVDDIAAELGISPSHCYRVFRQVFGLSPRVYLSEQILHEAKVLLDDHSLTVSQISGLLGYRDIAHFSRQFKRWSGKSPREYREDRSWAEHEA